In Anser cygnoides isolate HZ-2024a breed goose chromosome 14, Taihu_goose_T2T_genome, whole genome shotgun sequence, one genomic interval encodes:
- the GNPDA1 gene encoding glucosamine-6-phosphate isomerase 1 — protein MKLIIQETYGQASEWAAKYIRNRIVHFAPGPGRFFTLGLPTGSTPLGCYQKLVEYHKNGDLSFKYVKTFNMDEYVGLPRDHPESYHSFMWNNFFKHIDILAENVHILDGNAADLQAECDAFEDKIKAAGGIELFVGGIGPDGHIAFNEPGSSLVSRTRVKTLAMDTILANARFFDGDLSKVPTMALTVGVGTVMDAREVMILITGAHKAFALYKAIEEGVNHMWTVSAFQQHPKTVFVCDEDATLELKVKTVKYFKGLMLVHNKLVEPLYSMKETEAESSQSKKPYSD, from the exons ATGAAGCTGATCATCCAGGAGACGTACGGCCAGGCCAGCGAGTGGGCGGCCAAGTACATCCGCAACCGCATCGTCCACttcgcgcccggccccggccgcttCTTCAcgctggggctgcccacag GCAGCACGCCGCTGGGATGCTACCAGAAGCTGGTGGAGTACCACAAGAACGGGGACCTGTCCTTCAAGTACGTGAAGACCTTCAACATGGACGAGTACGTGG GCCTCCCAAGGGATCATCCGGAAAGTTACCACTCCTTCATGTGGAATAACTTCTTTAAGCATATTGACATCTTGGCTGAAAACGTTCACATTTTGGATGGAAATGCGGCTGACCTACAGGCAGAGTGTGACGCATTTGAAGATAAAATCAAAGCAGCTGGAGGAATTGAACTCTTCGTTGGAG GTATTGGCCCAGACGGTCACATCGCCTTCAATGAGCCTGGATCAAGTTTGGTGTCCAGGACACGAGTGAAGACGTTGGCTATGGACACTATATTGGCTAATGCCAGGTTTTTTGATGGTGACCTCTCTAAAGTCCCCACGATGGCGTTGACAGTCGGAGTAGGCACAGTCATGGATGCCAGAGAG GTGATGATTCTCATCACAGGAGCCCACAAAGCCTTTGCTTTGTACAAGGCCATCGAGGAAGGTGTCAACCACATGTGGACAGTatctgctttccagcagcaccccaaaaccgtGTTTGTGTGCGATGAAGATGCCACACTGGAACTCAAAGTTAAGACGGTGAAATACTTCAAAG GTTTAATGCTGGTTCATAACAAGCTTGTGGAACCCTTATACAGCATGAAGgagacagaagcagaaagcagccagTCTAAGAAGCCTTACAGCGATTAA